In one Dermatophagoides farinae isolate YC_2012a chromosome 4, ASM2471394v1, whole genome shotgun sequence genomic region, the following are encoded:
- the LOC124500365 gene encoding uncharacterized protein LOC124500365 — MRGQTEFSLVIINGLMHHYINEKWIIMGQSRIGIYHDTEANTFRIVGRKLDNYDVVANCAINESFCYNKATTTFHQWRDIIDDRVFGVKFANINDAQLFGETVDKIVDSSEKIARLTATSSNNLSTMANQIDVVDDDDIRHHNHHYQQQQQFPQQHFESNNQTSVIESSLSKHSTTLTRKNIVSFNGGNEFAMENGYHNYQQQQQQQQQQQQQHPPLSSSSSCSSSISSSSISSTTNNNSSNNVNVIEISQYNNNNNNRTMNDTSSSMMKNPAPTYVSVEPKSIHTPSTIEVAPPPPPPPPPPPMVPPHLKIPPKPTISVKPESLSNGVNRTVQPFYESKMTQSNPNLSNLCNNNNSRQPPSSNLIDEMAQTLAKRRAKIEENEQSNVDHCNKSNDSMMITPTSRQQPGATSPIKCYNSVNSTIRRLNSISNGSSSSSNHNGVANNHRQNGKSSTMNTNLRMNSQSLINIANGVRSNGHQFRAQSPAPPPPPLAAPPLPPIVPNMNGSSSSSSSQTSYDRLKEEIMQEFRQELIQFKRELLNAIRLEISSTLNGDNRT; from the exons GTTGTGGCCAATTGtgcaatcaatgaatcattctGTTATAataaagcaacaacaacatttcatCAATGGAGAGACATTATTGACGATAGAGTTTTCGGTGTAAAATTTGCCAATATTAATGATGCACAATTGTTTGGTGAAACTGTTGATAAGATTGTTGATTCATCGGAAAAAATTGCTAGACTAACcgcaacatcatcaaataatctATCTACTATGGCCAACCaaattgatgttgttgatgatgatgatattcgacatcataatcatcattatcaacagcaacaacaatttccacaacaacatttcgaatcaaacaatcaaacatccgttattgaatcatcattatcaaaacattcaacaacattaacacGAAAGaatattgtttcatttaatgGTGGTAATGAATTTGCAATGGAGAATGGTTATCATAactatcaacaacaacaacaacaacaacagcagcagcagcaacaacatccaccattatcatcatcatcatcttgttcaTCCTCAATATCATCCTCatcgatatcatcaacaacgaacAATAACAGTAGCAACAATGTTAATGTCATCGAAATTTCCCAAT acaacaataataacaacaacaggacaatgaatgatacatcatcatcaatgatgaagaatccTGCACCGACATATGTATCAGTTGAACCAAAATCGATTCATACACCTTCAACCATAGAGGTAGCTCCCCCTCCTCctccaccaccgccaccgcCTCCGATGGTTCCACCTCATCTAAAAATCCCACCAAAGCCAACAATATCTG TGAAACcggaatcattatcaaacgGTGTGAATAGAACTGTTCAACCATTTTATGAGAGTAAAATGACACAATCAAATCCAAATCTAAGTAATCtatgcaataataataatagtcgacaaccaccatcatcaaatcttATCGATGAAATGGCACAAACATTGGCTAAACGACGAgcaaaaattgaagaaaatgaacaatcaaATGTAGATCATTGTaataaatcgaatgattcgatgatgataactcCCACAAGTCGACAACAGCCTGGAGCAACATCACCAATCAAATGTTATAATTCAGTCAATTCAACCATACGAcgattaaattcaatcag taatggttcatcatcatcatctaatcaTAATGGTGTTGCTAATAATCATCGTCAAAATGGCAAAAGTTCAACAATGAATACTAATTTACGAATGAATTCacaatcattgataaatattGCCAATGGTGTTCGTTCTAATGGCCATCAATTTCGGGCGCAATCGCCggcgccaccaccaccaccgttGGCTGCTCCACCTTTACCACCGATTGTTCCAAATATGAacggatcatcatcatcatcatcatcgcaaaCATCATATGATCGTCTTAAAGAAGAAATAATGCAAGAATTTCGTCAAGAATTAATACAATTCAAACGTGAATTACTAAATG CCATTCGACTAGAAATTTCCAGCACTTTAAATGGTGATAATCGTACATAA